The DNA segment TTCAAAAgttatccccatctccaggctttacccacctcaacaCCCAAATCTACCCCCTATTCCCAGCTTTACCCTCCATCCCACAAACCTCCCGCTATCCCCAGGTTTAAcaccttcagccccaaaccaccaccaccaggatttacctgcctcagacactCTGGGcaatgcccaccccacccccctcgcaACGCAGGTGGAtggtgtggtctgggcagtggcagCACCAGTGTTGGGTGCTGTGGGAGATGCATGTTGGGTTGAGCTCGAAGGTGCTTCCAAGCTGGCAGCAGTAGGGAAGTGGAGAAGCAAACAGCTGGTGGAAGAACAGCCGGCTCTTCCCCTCTTTGGCTGTGGCTTCCCGCCACAGCTGGAGTGGAGCTGTCTGCTCTCTCTCTAGCTGCCGCCACTGGACGCAGCACCCGGAGCAGTCTGCAGCAGGTGAGCAGTGCcagctgggcaggtgggtgggtgaaaGGTTGCAGCCAAAAGGTGGTTTCTTCCCGTCTACTTCGTAAGGTTGGGGGGAGTCCTCCGGCAGCTCCTGGCAGTGGGCAGCAGacacctgggggagctgggctcctgctctgtgcctctgccGCTGCCTCCCGCTTCTCAGCATGGCTCTGGCATGGGAGCCCTGctagcttcctcttctggggctcttTTGTCCTGTCTGGCTTCCTCTTCTGGAGTTCCCTGCTGCTGATGACTCCACTTGCGGCTCCTGAGGCTgccaccgcttaaacaaaaaaactaaatccaGTTTTAATGGACTGGTGCTTTGTCCTTGGGGGTACCTTCAAAAAGACGGCCTCTGGGCCTTGCGGTTGCTTAGAGGAGACCACACCATGACCAGAGACGAAGTTAAGATGCCTCCATCTGTCAGCATTGTTgttcccacacctcctcctcctgtcagGCTTTGAGTCCCCTGGATAGAGATGCATGTTGGGTTGAGCTCGAAGGGCttcccctgtggggtgggagtctGGATGACCAGGGACTTGTGTCTGTTGTCCTTGAGGCTCTGAAAACAGGAGTCTCTTTGTTCCTCAAACAGGCCCACACAGTCCACTAGAAAACCCGACACCTGCAGCCAAGAACTCCTCCACACAGTGATTGTTGCTACAGTGCATGTTGTGGAGTTTGCTGGAGAGAGTTGTGAGTGACTACCTCGCCTTTGCTGAGGCTTGGTGAGAACTCTACACTGATGTCAGAGGGGAGAAACTCTTGGAACTCAGCCAGGGATATTTAGGAGGTGTAGGAGCatcagctcagctctgcctgATGATTGGTAATATGGAACTAGAGGCACCCAGTAGCATAATCCTTGCAGCCAAAGCAGTCTAGTTTTTTAGGCTGTTTGGCCTTCAGAGTGGGACCTGGTTACTCCTGCCACTCTGTGCTTGGCAGCATTCATTAGCAGAGTTCCTGGCTGAGGCTGCACAAATAGGTGTTCATGCCTTTTTGCAGAACCATGTAGCAGCTTTCAACCCTTTTGGCCATTGGTGGAATGGAGGCCAGGATTTGCCAGGTAGTATTGGGAACGGTTTTTATAAGGGGCAGTGCCACCCTAGAAGACTCCTCTGGAGTGAGCTTATCCATCATGGGGTCAGGACTCTTTTGTAACCTCTGCCTGGATCCTTAGGTTCTGGACAATCCTGCCAAAGTGGTCCTGGTGAGCCCTTGCCAAGAGGGAGATAGTTGTGCCAGACAgcacctcatctggggaggacgacaATGATTCCTTGGATCCTCACCCATTGCCTAGATTCCAGCTGGGCAGTATCTGAACTGACCATCATCCATCATTGCTGAGTCCTGGACCAAAGTTGTTGCATCTACCAAAGATGGAAGAGGACTGGTATGGGCTTGCCTGAGCCTAGACTTGGTGGTGGGCTCCCTGGAGACTGATGTGGCTGATGGTATTCTGCATGTTGGTAACAGCACTGAGGAGCTACCTCGGGCGGGGCGCTGAACTTTGAATCTGGTGGTAGGCCCACAGGATCCAGAAGAACCACTGCATGGGCCCCAGTCACTAGGCCAGACTGATAGTGGGATCTCAAGTCTGCCTGCTCCTCCTGGAGACATATGACTCAGCCACCAAGTTAGAAGAATACGTGGGAGGTGAACCACAGTGCTGCCAAAGTTGATAGTGCTGTGGATCAATGCCATGAAAGTGGGGAGCACTGGCTCAACACTGTTGGCTTTCCCTGATATCTGAATACTGCTGGTGCTGCCATGAGTTCCATGGAGGAGTGGCATATAGGAGCTGATGAAGACCCCATCAGCTGTGCGGTAGCAGCAAGTGTTGGCCTCATGAACCACAACAATTAATGCCAAACAGTGCCATGGCTCTTACCATGGTTTTCCAGGAGTTTGGTGCGTGAGCTGGGGAAGATGGGCCCAGGAACTAGATCAGATCAATCAAGACCTTGACTGCCTCAAAAGGCATCTGGCATAGAATAGACATCTAGGTCTTCAGCTCCCAAgtcatctggtcctggggagcctGCCCACCACCTGACTCAGTTCCCTAGGAATGGCTAGAATCAATAAATGTGTGGTGGTACAGCAGGCTTAGGGTGTCCTGATCGAAGACGCACTCCACTGTTGTGTCAAGTTGGAGAGCAGCTCCTTCCCCCTCTCTTCTTCTAGTGTGACACCAGTGATTGAGAATGGTGCAGCACTTCTGCACTGGGCCTGCCAGTATTTTCTGGTGTGGTCTCTCTTGGTACCAAGGGGTCCCACACCAATGCCAGTGCACTGGGCATGgaggctgccagagctgcctctgaAACTGGTGCTGTATGAAGTGCTGCCTCCATGAGGAAGAGTTTCAGGCAAAAGTCCTCTCCTTCCTTCATCTGGGGATTGAAGACTCTGCAGATTACACATTTATCCAACTGAAGACCCTTTCCCAAGCACTTAAGGCAGCAGCACGAGTCACCCATGGCAGAGGCTTCAATTGCTGCATGGTTTAAAGCCCTGGGACTGAGGCATGTCCCCAGTCCAGGGAACTGGGAAGACCCCCAACTATAACACTAACTAGCTAACAAACTGGGATGATTAAGTGGAATGACTGGTAGGAAAGGTGCTTGCAGAATGCTAGGACCAAAATGCTCCAACAACCCTCACAAGTGGTAAGAAATAACTAGGGGGTGGAGGATCGGCAAGGCTATATACACACTGCCTTTGAGTCATCTTTCcggggggctccacagccaagcAGATGGGTACCATTGTGGCAAAAACCTTCCAAAATATACACAAGGTGTGTGTACATCTAAATGGAATGGACATGACCACTCAAAAAAGAACAAATGCTAGttagagagggaaagagaaagcGGTATTCTATGAAATAGGAGACAGAAGAAAACATACTGaaatgtgggggaagggaaaaatagagaaaataaGTGAAGACCAACAATGCATTACCCTATTTGCATTGTCCTGGCAAATATTCAGCAGAGTTGTAAATCTGGAGGAAGGGAAGAGCGAAATGATATTTTGTTGGAGACTGGAGTCTTACTTCTTTGCAATATTAGTGCTGGGATGATATTAATGGTTTCATTCCACAGGTGAAAATCATGTCGTCCGCTGTCCTAGTCCTGATACAGAAGTGAGGTGAAGCCTTCAAACAAAAATTCAGTTTCCGTCAAAGGAACTCTAAGGGAAACCAGTCAAGGCACAATTAGCATGAATTTGTCAGCATTTAACTTGAAAAGAAATGGGCTTCCTGCAGGCTCCAGGAATATTGTGAGTTTGACATTTTGGTATCCAATATCCAGATATGACTTAAAAGAGGCCAATTTGTGCTAATGAACCACAGGCAAAATGCTGGATTTGTTATTTATTAACACTAATAAACAAGCTCAGAATACTGATCAGAGAATTTACACATCTCACAAAAAATTCCATGTGACAAATACCATGATACATATTGTAGAAATAACAGTAAATAATGTTTCATTAATTGATGACTAATACACTAGAAAGCAATCACACTAGTAATTAGTAAGAATTTACAAACATTAAAAGTGCATAACATTTCAAaccaaaaaggggaaaaagtgaCATCATTGTCAATAAAAAAAGGCTTCTCTTCTTTTTATTCTGTGATAGATGCTGATTCAGTTGCCACAGTAGCTGTCATTCTTTTTACTCACTTAGGTCAGGGAAACATGGCATTGGCCCAGTACTAAGTAATAGTGTAAATCTATTGCCTTTTTTTCCAGGGGAAATTGACTGTCATAGCTATTACAGAACACCTTGTCCACCTTGCAAATTAACTCACCGGGGTGGAGACAATATTCTAGAATCAGAGTGaatttattccagaattattagTTCTGTTCAGAAAAACAGAGGAGTTACTCTGGAATCCAATCGCTCTCATTCCATAACTGAAAGTTCTCAGAGAGGAGCTATTTTACAACAGCTACAATTATATGGGAATAGTTATTCCAGATCAGTTACTTTGGAACACCCAAGTTAGTCAACTTCTCTCATGTAGACAAGTAGGTTTCACAGCAGGAACCACAACTTTATCAGCATCAATGGCTTCATTATTTTTCAAATGAATGTTTTCCAAACCATACAGGTTATAAGTTTActctaaaaacaacaacaatactAAAATGATTTgactatattttattttagaaaagcccagaaaaagattaataaaatggagaaaaaactataggggaaaaacaaaatgtaaagatTCAGTTTGAATCCCTGATCTGCAACTAACTACAGTCAAAGTGGCTGAACTGTACCACGGACACAACATACGGAACTGAGGGAATATCCACATTAGTGAATCACTCTGAAGGCTCATCTAGAAATAAAATGGAGTGTTGATGAGTCATTAGTTTTAGGCATACTCAATTTAGCTGTTGACATTTTAATTTGTCATGTGCACACCACCGCATTACAAAAAAAGTCAACCCAGCCCTTTCAAACAAGTGGTAGAAAAATTCACAGTAACAGAAATATTCTTCATAAGCATTTGAGACAAGGTAGGGTGAAGCTTCTAAGTAGTACAATACAAAACATTGTAAATAACAGAGCTAATAATCACAGATGCAGAGTTCTAAAAACAGTGCTTTTAGATAGTTCTTTTACTAGGTGATCAACTTGGCCAGAGAATTTTAAACTCTGAGGATCACTCAAATCTTTGCCACAGGACACAATTAAATCCTCTGAAGCTTCAAAGACCATTCGCTACAAGAATCTCTACTTTGTTCTACTTTCTACAAGCATTCCCATCAAGTGGTTGTATGAAAAGATCCATTTGATGACAAATGTTCCATGACCAGTAATGTTTCAACCATTGCTAATGACAGAGGTAGAGCAAATTCTGTCTGCTGTCACAACCTGCATCCCCATTTTTAGCATTATGTTGAACGGGTTCCAGCAATGAAACCCATCCATTCTCTTTTCcaccagcttgctcatggaaacaAATTTGTTCCAGCAAATTCTTGCAGTTTGAAAACATCCAGCAGCTGCTCCGGTCAGTCAAAGTTGGATGTCAACTTTCTTGTTTTGCTGCTTCTCCCTGTGTTTCTCCGGTCTGTTCAGTTGGGTTTCTTTGTGCATCTCCTTCACCTTCTGCAAGAAACAAAGGAGAGGCAAGATTGAAAAAACATTTTCAGGCTGATCTATTCTAGATCTGTGTTTTATTCTGGAATATACTTTATCCCCcgccaaactgaaaaaaaattgatccAAGGATGTAAGAAAAAATAAGATGGGTGACATTGTCTGTAATATCTTGTATTGCATCAGTGTCTGTTGGTAAAAGACAAGCTGAGAGAAATAAGAGAAACTGTCTCACCTCCAGAtctcttaattttaaaaagcGCCTGAATATACCACAGAAAGAAAGCTAAAAGGAGTACTATGCCAAAAATGGTGCCTTTCATTCAAATATATCCTATGTTAATGAAACATGAAGACTGCATATTTAAAGACACCTTGATAAACCTATATCTGGCTGACAGTAAACATTGCAAGTAACAATAAGATTACTAAACTTAAGACATTAATAGTTCTCCAGGTTTCTTGACCATGTTAATTTTACTATATAAATACAATTATTGATTGTATTATGCCCAAATACAGCTATCTGGTGGGCTGTGCAATTATAGtagacaaatattttaaaacagtaggggtaatttttttttttaaattcattcacAGTGTATAGTACTTTCTCCATTGACCACATTACACATACACAACTAATTCTGCTGTCTCATTATAAACCATGGGAATGATTTGCGGACTGTAAAATAAGTCTTACAGAATGAGAGATGTAAGGAGTTCGGTCAATTCAGTCAATCTAAAACGGGTGAGGAACCTCTTTTGGTTTGGGGGGGCACTGACTCTCAGAAAAATCagtggggaaaaacaaaacaaccctcaCCCCCACAAATCTTACTGacatggcccctgactgagaagcagagaggagagaaaaaaaagacacCTGACTGAACTCGGAGTGACTCAGCCCAAGGGCTGAGCCATACAAATTCTGGGGTTGGGGAAAGGAGGCTGAGGAAGGAAGAGACTGCAGTGTCGCAAGAAGACATCAGGGCGTTACTTCGCAGGGCAGTCATACCCTCTAACTATTTTCTAGGCCATTCCACTATTTGAACACAGTAAGGTAAAAAAATGCAGTTTAACCATCCCTGCATAATCTTTTCCCCATTCAAGTGtcactgcatatctgcaattgtaTATACCCACACATGAACCCATTCACTTCTCTACAAATAAGCAGTGGcaaaaaaaataaatgcataaaataaAATACCAAGTTTGCTATTAAGGGCAAACTTTTTATAACTTCCCATTTATCTGAAAGTTTAGAATAATGTTAATTACCTGTCTGACCAAAGATAAGCATGGAAGCTTGCTGTTTAGATACACTAAGTAACATTGATTTGTAGTCAATTCATTATGGGCtgacatatacagtaaactctttcatatccagcattctgtcatccaaaACTCTCCAACAACCAGCGTTTAacaataagtacattttagttactgGTCTGTACGTACcatgtagtgaaagtaaatacaaagaaaCACAGCAAGTACAATATACATTTAccatgtacagtactactgttgttggtaaatacagtactctgcatatatttttgttttttaatatcacatcttgtttctctttagtgttatgcactgctaggtatacctctctgttatccagaatatctggcaacctctcagtcccgtggctgccagatgtgaaagagcttactgtagataacactttaaaaaaaaaaaaaaaaaaaaaaaaaaaaaaaaaaaaaaagggtaatttaaaaaaatcttgattgGCTTAAAAAAAGGTTCGGCTACTTTCTGGTTCTGAGGTTCTATGGTACTCTTGCATCATGTTTTCTAGCACTTTACCTGAAATCACAAGTGCAAgaatcttattaaaaaaaaaaaaaaaagcaagctgagattctcatgcaATGTTTTGATTCCAGCAGGTCGGTTTTAAGAAGTAAAATATATCACAAAACCTGCAATAAAACTGTGAGAGCTGGCAATACTAGAACTACTTTAAACATCGCTGCAAATGAGCTCTCTGATCAATCTCTAATTCCAGATATTCTTGATCTTTTGTCATCCACCAATTTTCCCAGAAGCTACATGGCTGACTTAATCCTACCAAAATTTATCCTTTCCTCTACTTATTTTTACTGATCCAAACTTAAGTTATCATTCCAATTCTTTATTGCTCTGCCTAAATCAACTttcttcccaccccctgctgtaGTCTGGGATGCTTGGATACCCTCAGTTTTCACAAGGAGGCATTCCTCTCAACTTCTCACCTGCTAATTCTGTTCCCTACTCTCTATGATGCTACTGCATATATCTGTAACTCTTTTCTCTTGAGCAATTAGTGCCCATCTATTCTGAGAAGACAACGTACCGCACTGTTCTTTTTAACATTGGAATATGGTCACTTTAGTTAAATCAGGAGCTGAATTAGTCTGTGCTGAATTCTGAACAAAATTATGCTTCAAACTGGGTTTCATGGGCTATCCTGACAAGGTGAAAGCTCAGCTAACTGAGAACTTCACTATGAGCACAGGAATATAAAGCCTTGCTCCCTTTTCTGAGCCATTACTGTAGGCACAGACATCCCAAGTTTCCTTTTGTGGTTTCCCTACTTATCCAACCTGAAAAACAACTTTTCTGTGGGAACAAACATCACATTTCTGCAAAAAAAATaatatgtatttgttttaaatacacaGTTCATTAAATATGCCCACTTTGTGGTTATTAGGAAGTTGCTCATTACAGATGGTTTATTTTGGCTAGAGTACTGGACTACTTGTTTGAAGGAATATACCTGCACATAACTGATTGCACCTTTGCAAACAAATATGTAGTAGAAGATGAGTTAAATGTTGGACCTACCAACTTAGCTGAGTTTGTGAATATACTGGTGTAGTTTAATTAAATCAGAGCACTTTTCAGCATAAATCATCTCACACCATCAGGCATCACGTACATTGACAAAGTCAATTTGTTCCTCATAAACAGGTACCTGAATCAAAAAGCTGCCATAACCCACCTGCAGCACTATGTACTGGATAGACCTGGAGAGTGAGTTATACTATCTTACCTTGACACAGGTTTGGTGTGGCATATTTTTCTGCCATTGGTGAAACAGTGCTAGGGACAATGCACAGGAACTCAGTTTCTGAGACTTTTGATTTGGCATCTTTAAAAGAACTACATTCACTCTGCAAAATCAGCTAGGAATGAGAGTGGAgtggagaaagagcaacaatcaaaaaaaaaaaattcagaccaTTCCCAATACACAAGGCTAACAATACAGCCAAACTGTGCAATTCAAGAGCAGGTACAACACCATTTCCATGTACTTTGCTAACCTAATAAGATTCTATGGGCCACTTtgttctggctgctctctgttgacagagtggatcaaaagagtgatcctctTTGGAGTCCCTTCacaatccatcaacagaagttttgtcagaagatatcttccgatagAAACTTTTGTCGACGGATTgctctagtttagacacagccttaaagagcTATGTATTAAAACAAATGCATTCGCATAAATGTTATGTATTTCTTTTTATATATGAAAACCTCAAATGTTGCCTACGAAAAAAAGATGCTCATTCTTCTGAAAAATACAGTTCCAGAAAGCTGTGTACGGCAACTGCATTGGAGGTGGCTCTATTGAGGCTAGATGCTGGCTTGTTACTCAAGTCTAGAAAGATATATTCCACGATCTCTATCCCATATCTGTTCAGTGGAGAAAAAACTCTCAAATCTCTGTCCCCCTGCAACTGAAACAGCATGTGTGGCCCTACAAAACCAGCTGCTTCTCACCGGCCTCTCCTTTCTCAGGTTCACTGCTCTTTCCTCCCATTAGGGCCAAACAAAGTGTTGCAGATGAAGTATTAGGTTTATGACATGTCACAGGtataaaaatcaaagaaaaaaaaccatcagTATTTACTACAGCTTTGGGGAAAGCTTCAAATCTAACAAAAAGGGCAATAATCACAAGCATCACTGCCTTAACTGCCGTACAAATAGTAGTTAATCGCCACAATAATCTTTTAGATAGGGAATGCCTTATTCCCACTATACAGCTAGgaaaacagagaggaagaatAAATGAGTTGAGCCTGCACGAATGGCACAGCCAAAATTAAGAAACGCACTCAACTGAACCCCTCAGGCGTGCCTTTATCCACTAGCTCAGGGGCACACAAAGTAGAGGGCATACCCCGTTGGGGGGATTAAGGGAGTGTGAAGTTCCAGAAGGGGGCGCAAAGCAATTGGCCTCCTTCCTCCCATGACCTCTGCTGTCTCCTGCCCTTCCAGCCTGCCCAgccttgccccctccctccctccctggcacaggcaagcagagccagccagctggctgtgcgtgagcagctgcagccatgtgcaGCCTGAGCTTGCTGCCTGCAGCCATGCTGTACCTCCCAGAGAAGCCAGGCAGAGGGTACCTGTGAACTGCACTGGAGGCAGTGAGGGAGGAGAGTGTGCCATGTGTACGTGAGCTGCACTACTCCTCTCCTATCTTGCCCCACTGCTGCTCCGCCCAGCCCAAGAAGGGAGCCTTGAACTTTGCAGCCAACTTTGCCTGGGCTCCTCTGGATGCCCTGCGAGAAGATGCCATTGAGTACAGGTGCAAGtgcagggcatgggaggggtgtGGAAGGTATGTGTAGAGAGAGGTTCAGtcagaggggttgggggtgagccccaggggtgcctgggggacTGTGTGAggaaccccagccagccccttatTTACAAAAGGCAGCAGCATGTATTCACCCTATGCTTCGTTTAGGCAGGGTGCTGTTTCTCCTAGAAGGCTTGCCTGCAGTGCAAGCCTGCCTTAATGTGATGCCCATAGCATCCTaatgcaggggtgtgcaaagggggtgtgtgtgaaatttcacaaggggCAGCAGTGCAATTGGCCTCCCTTCCTCACAGCCTCCATTGGttcctccagcctctgctgcctcccctacCCCCCCATGGCTGCCATGGGAGCACTTCACATCACTTCCGGTAGACTTCCGCTCACTTATGGGACCGTAGGGGTGCCCCTGCTAATTGTAGCAACAAAAAGTGGAGCTTGatgcaaaaagtttgctcgcccctgCACTAGCCTACCCCATAGCCTCCAAAGAGACAAGAATGGGAATAACCCAACTCTGAAGACTAACACTCCCCAAAAATCAACATACAAGCTCACTTCAAAATGAACTGTCAGGGCATTTACCATCATCTCATCATCTTATTTTTTGCAATGGAAGGCCCATCTGATCTTCCATAAGCAAAATCCTTACATATGTCATCAGCTCCAGCACACTAAGTGACTACTCATTTTTGTAGACTGTTCAACATAGGAAGAGAAGCCATTTTAAAATCTGATCTTCTGTACCAGTAGCAAAATCCATTCATTGTATAACATTAGATTAAATGTTGGAGATGATCGATTCACCCCAGGGAGTAGTGTGTTTACACCAGCCAGATTTACTAAGTTACTCatgtcttttgttttcttttttatgaaCAGCTGAAATAAAAGAATACAAGCCCTTACCTGTTTTGTTTATATCGAGTTCCGATAACTTTAGGGAAAGTTCACTGGCATTCCCACTTGTAGAGGACACCAGGATATCATGTAGTGCATTTCTTCTACCTGTTCTTCCTGAAGCAATAAAATCTGCATATGTCGATTCCACATCAGTCATTGCTAACCAATATCCACATAGCAGTACCTAAACAAGGagcagaaaaaaaccaaaaagatcCATACTTAAAACAGTGGAAAGACAAGAAGGACAGGGAGGCAGAAGACGAAGATAAGATGCTTCTGAAGAGGAAGAATAAAACCTTTAAAATTTACTGGATTTACAGCAGTAACACAAAGACCCTTCACACTACTGAAGTTAGCAAAATTAGagaataaaatgaacaaaaattaaaagttcCAGGATGCTATAGAACAAACACTCTTTATTAAACTATTTTGACAACTGTGGTTTAAATATTTGAAAGAAGAAGATGTCATAATACTTTCATAGGTGTATTTTTGAAAATGATAAATTTAGTAACATAAGAACTCTGCTATTTAGTGTTTGCTGGGAAGTGGGAGGAGAGTGGGAGTAGGAAAGAGTTATTTTCTGCATGAAATACAAAGCACGTGGATTAACAGACTTA comes from the Carettochelys insculpta isolate YL-2023 chromosome 2, ASM3395843v1, whole genome shotgun sequence genome and includes:
- the PKIA gene encoding cAMP-dependent protein kinase inhibitor alpha codes for the protein MTDVESTYADFIASGRTGRRNALHDILVSSTSGNASELSLKLSELDINKTEGEGDAQRNPTEQTGETQGEAAKQES